Proteins encoded together in one Chrysemys picta bellii isolate R12L10 chromosome 22, ASM1138683v2, whole genome shotgun sequence window:
- the CDK4 gene encoding cyclin-dependent kinase 4 isoform X1: protein MAKEMRAQYEPVAEIGVGAYGTVYKARDLQTGKFVALKNVRVQTNENGLPLSTVREVALLKRLEHFDHPNIVRLMDVCATTRTERETKVTLVFEHVDQDLKTYLDKTPAPGLPVEKIKDLMRQFLSGLDFLHSNCIVHRDLKPENILVTSSGQVKLADFGLARIYSCQMALTPVVVTLWYRAPEVLLQSTYATPVDMWSVGCIFAEMFRRKPLFCGNSEADQLGKIFDMIGLPAEDDWPLDVALPHCAFTARFPQPVEMFVPEMEKLGAQLLLEMLTFNPYQRISAFNALRHLYLQDKSLVEG from the exons ATGGCGAAGGAGATGCGGGCGCAGTACGAGCCGGTGGCGGAGATCGGCGTCGGCGCCTACGGCACCGTCTACAAGGCCCGGGACTTGCAGACCGGCAAGTTCGTGGCCCTCAAGAACGTGCGCGTCCAGACCAACGAGAACGGGCTGCCGCTCTCCACCGTGCGTGAGGTGGCGCTGCTCAAGCGGTTGGAGCATTTCGACCACCCCAACATCGTCCG GTTGATGGATGTCTGTGCCACCACCCGGACGGAGCGCGAGACCAAGGTGACGCTGGTGTTCGAGCACGTGGATCAGGACCTGAAGACGTATCTGGACAAGACGCCGGCCCCTGGCTTGCCAGTGGAGAAGATAAAG GACCTGATGCGCCAGTTCCTGAGCGGCCTGGACTTCCTGCACTCAAATTGCATCGTGCACCGCGACCTGAAGCCGGAGAACATCCTCGTGACCAGCAGTGGGCAAGTGAAGCTGGCGGACTTCGGCCTGGCCCGGATCTACAGCTGCCAGATGGCCCTGACCCCTGTG GTGGTTACCTTGTGGTACCGCGCCCCGGAAGTGCTGCTCCAGTCGACCTACGCCACCCCCGTGGACATGTGGAGCGTCGGCTGCATCTTTGCCGAGATGTTCCGGCGAAA gcCCCTCTTCTGTGGCAACTCAGAAGCCGACCAGCTGGGCAAGATTTTTGA catGATCGGGCTCCCGGCAGAGGACGACTGGCCCCTGGACGTGGCCCTGCCGCACTGCGCCTTCACGGCACGCTTCCCGCAGCCCGTGGAAATGTTTGTGCCAGAGATGGAGAAGCTGGGGGCGCAGCTTCTCTTG gAGATGCTGACCTTTAACCCCTACCAGCGGATCTCGGCCTTCAACGCACTGCGTCACCTTTACCTCCAGGACAAGAGCCTGGTAGAGGGGTAA
- the CDK4 gene encoding cyclin-dependent kinase 4 isoform X2 produces MASRCGARMAKEMRAQYEPVAEIGVGAYGTVYKARDLQTGKFVALKNVRVQTNENGLPLSTVREVALLKRLEHFDHPNIVRLMDVCATTRTERETKVTLVFEHVDQDLKTYLDKTPAPGLPVEKIKDLMRQFLSGLDFLHSNCIVHRDLKPENILVTSSGQVKLADFGLARIYSCQMALTPVVVTLWYRAPEVLLQSTYATPVDMWSVGCIFAEMFRRKPLFCGNSEADQLGKIFDMIGLPAEDDWPLDVALPHCAFTARFPQPVEMFVPEMEKLGAQLLLEMLTFNPYQRISAFNALRHLYLQDKSLVEG; encoded by the exons ATGGCCAG CCGGTGCGGAGCCAGGATGGCGAAGGAGATGCGGGCGCAGTACGAGCCGGTGGCGGAGATCGGCGTCGGCGCCTACGGCACCGTCTACAAGGCCCGGGACTTGCAGACCGGCAAGTTCGTGGCCCTCAAGAACGTGCGCGTCCAGACCAACGAGAACGGGCTGCCGCTCTCCACCGTGCGTGAGGTGGCGCTGCTCAAGCGGTTGGAGCATTTCGACCACCCCAACATCGTCCG GTTGATGGATGTCTGTGCCACCACCCGGACGGAGCGCGAGACCAAGGTGACGCTGGTGTTCGAGCACGTGGATCAGGACCTGAAGACGTATCTGGACAAGACGCCGGCCCCTGGCTTGCCAGTGGAGAAGATAAAG GACCTGATGCGCCAGTTCCTGAGCGGCCTGGACTTCCTGCACTCAAATTGCATCGTGCACCGCGACCTGAAGCCGGAGAACATCCTCGTGACCAGCAGTGGGCAAGTGAAGCTGGCGGACTTCGGCCTGGCCCGGATCTACAGCTGCCAGATGGCCCTGACCCCTGTG GTGGTTACCTTGTGGTACCGCGCCCCGGAAGTGCTGCTCCAGTCGACCTACGCCACCCCCGTGGACATGTGGAGCGTCGGCTGCATCTTTGCCGAGATGTTCCGGCGAAA gcCCCTCTTCTGTGGCAACTCAGAAGCCGACCAGCTGGGCAAGATTTTTGA catGATCGGGCTCCCGGCAGAGGACGACTGGCCCCTGGACGTGGCCCTGCCGCACTGCGCCTTCACGGCACGCTTCCCGCAGCCCGTGGAAATGTTTGTGCCAGAGATGGAGAAGCTGGGGGCGCAGCTTCTCTTG gAGATGCTGACCTTTAACCCCTACCAGCGGATCTCGGCCTTCAACGCACTGCGTCACCTTTACCTCCAGGACAAGAGCCTGGTAGAGGGGTAA